One Lacticaseibacillus rhamnosus genomic window carries:
- a CDS encoding aminotransferase-like domain-containing protein — translation MKFAKRTQKTGNSGLEDLFAASGPNVISFAGGYPDRSLFPTQQLNQAFKHSFNSGDTELLQYASTQGYLPLREKIAARLRATGIPTRADNIMMTQGAQQGLDLVARLMLDSGDGLVVEAPTYLGALAAFNAYQPTYYEIPMQDDGMDINALQRVLMSHKVKFIYTVPDFQNPTGVVMSVAKRKALIRLANQYDVMILEDNPYRDLRYDGKPLPTIKSFDTQGRVVYLGSFSKILSPSLRMGWLVAAPDLLQELLALKGGSDLESSNLTMHGIDAYMAENDLDAHITEIQNRYREKKNAMVAAMNRYLPDEAHFTNPDGGFFLWLTMPAGFDMGAFMKQHLLPESNISYVPSANLYATSAQVNGARLNFTGPTLEQIDTGIKALGDALKTALQHHLVAEQA, via the coding sequence ATGAAATTCGCAAAACGTACCCAAAAAACCGGCAATTCCGGATTAGAAGATCTGTTCGCCGCGTCTGGCCCGAATGTCATCTCGTTTGCAGGCGGCTACCCGGATCGGAGTTTGTTTCCGACCCAACAACTGAATCAGGCATTTAAGCACAGCTTTAACAGTGGCGATACTGAACTGTTGCAATACGCTAGCACTCAAGGCTACTTGCCTTTACGCGAAAAGATTGCGGCTCGGCTGCGCGCAACTGGCATTCCGACTCGTGCCGATAACATCATGATGACCCAAGGCGCTCAGCAAGGACTCGATCTAGTGGCGCGCCTCATGCTTGATTCAGGCGATGGCCTAGTTGTTGAAGCGCCAACGTATCTCGGTGCCTTAGCCGCCTTTAATGCTTATCAGCCAACTTATTATGAAATCCCGATGCAAGACGATGGGATGGACATTAATGCCTTACAGCGCGTTTTAATGAGTCACAAAGTCAAGTTCATCTATACGGTACCCGATTTTCAAAATCCAACCGGCGTTGTGATGTCTGTGGCTAAGCGTAAGGCTTTGATTCGACTCGCCAACCAATATGACGTTATGATCCTCGAAGACAACCCCTACCGCGATCTTCGCTATGATGGTAAGCCGCTGCCGACCATTAAGTCATTTGACACGCAAGGCCGCGTCGTCTATCTCGGCAGCTTCAGCAAGATCCTCTCACCAAGCTTACGGATGGGCTGGCTCGTTGCTGCACCGGACCTTTTGCAGGAATTACTGGCGTTAAAAGGCGGAAGCGACTTGGAATCCAGCAACCTGACCATGCACGGCATTGATGCCTACATGGCGGAAAATGACCTAGATGCCCACATCACCGAAATCCAGAATCGTTACCGCGAAAAGAAAAATGCCATGGTCGCAGCGATGAATCGTTACCTTCCTGATGAAGCGCACTTCACCAACCCTGATGGCGGCTTCTTCCTGTGGCTCACCATGCCAGCCGGCTTCGACATGGGTGCCTTCATGAAGCAACATCTGTTACCGGAAAGCAACATTTCCTATGTGCCTTCCGCCAACCTATATGCAACTTCGGCTCAGGTCAACGGCGCACGGCTAAACTTCACCGGTCCGACACTTGAGCAGATCGACACTGGTATCAAAGCATTAGGCGATGCACTTAAAACCGCGTTGCAGCATCACCTAGTAGCCGAACAAGCTTAG